Proteins encoded by one window of Gemmatimonadales bacterium:
- a CDS encoding nucleotide pyrophosphohydrolase, producing the protein MADRLEDVVVRLRAFVAEREWEQFHDPKNLAIAVASEAGELLAEYRWIANAEADAWSKEPDNCQRVAMEAADVGIALLLLCERVGIDFVGAMNEKIQINHANYPAEEARGQHSRPLGR; encoded by the coding sequence ATGGCCGATCGACTTGAAGACGTGGTAGTCCGGCTGCGCGCATTCGTGGCCGAGAGGGAGTGGGAGCAGTTCCACGACCCGAAGAACCTCGCGATCGCGGTGGCGTCAGAGGCGGGGGAGCTGTTGGCAGAATACCGCTGGATCGCGAATGCCGAGGCGGACGCGTGGTCGAAGGAGCCAGACAACTGCCAGCGTGTGGCGATGGAAGCGGCGGACGTGGGCATCGCGCTTCTGTTGCTGTGCGAGCGCGTGGGCATTGACTTTGTCGGGGCAATGAACGAAAAGATCCAGATCAACCACGCCAACTACCCTGCGGAGGAGGCGAGGGGTCAGCACTCGCGACCCCTTGGCCGTTGA
- a CDS encoding HNH endonuclease has translation MKAFVAVTDNDWFEFLAAQEGIDEVNFWQPSGGRDFRQLSDGGPLLFKLHWPLNFIAGGGFFASFTRLPVSIVWDTFGIKNGAPSYTRMRQLIERRRAIPPSAREDYEIGCIVLQEPFFLPRDRWIPAPTDFAKSVVQGKGYDLGAGEGRALWDQVLEARALTLHAGAERPVEIGGSMYGEGQRGRMRLRQGAFRVMVTDAYNRRCAISGEKALPVLQAAHIKPVAEGGQHRLDNGLLLRSDVHTLFDRGYISVTPERKVLVSRKLKDDFDNGEPYLPLAGAEIHLPHRELERPAREFLEWHVDTVYRG, from the coding sequence GTGAAGGCCTTCGTCGCCGTGACCGACAACGACTGGTTCGAATTCCTCGCGGCGCAGGAGGGCATCGACGAGGTCAACTTCTGGCAGCCCAGCGGGGGGCGCGACTTCAGGCAGCTCTCCGACGGCGGGCCGTTGCTGTTCAAGCTCCATTGGCCGTTGAACTTCATTGCCGGCGGCGGGTTCTTCGCGTCCTTCACGCGGCTGCCCGTGAGCATCGTCTGGGACACTTTCGGCATCAAGAACGGGGCGCCATCCTACACACGGATGCGCCAGCTGATCGAGAGGCGGCGCGCGATCCCGCCCAGTGCGCGCGAGGACTACGAGATCGGCTGCATCGTGCTCCAGGAACCGTTTTTCCTCCCGCGAGACCGATGGATCCCGGCTCCGACCGACTTCGCCAAGAGCGTGGTGCAAGGGAAAGGGTACGATCTCGGCGCTGGCGAGGGTCGTGCGCTGTGGGACCAAGTACTTGAGGCACGGGCGCTGACACTGCACGCCGGTGCGGAGCGGCCCGTCGAGATCGGCGGTTCGATGTACGGCGAGGGTCAGCGTGGGCGTATGCGACTCCGCCAGGGCGCATTCCGGGTCATGGTGACGGATGCGTATAACCGGCGGTGCGCCATCTCGGGTGAGAAGGCCCTGCCGGTACTCCAGGCGGCGCACATCAAGCCCGTGGCTGAGGGCGGCCAGCACCGGCTCGACAACGGGTTGTTGCTGCGCTCGGACGTGCACACGCTCTTCGACCGGGGCTACATCTCGGTCACTCCCGAGCGAAAGGTGTTGGTGAGCCGCAAACTGAAGGACGACTTCGACAACGGTGAGCCGTACTTGCCTCTGGCGGGCGCGGAGATACATCTCCCCCATCGCGAGCTTGAACGTCCCGCGCGCGAATTCCTCGAGTGGCACGTGGATACGGTGTACCGGGGCTAG
- a CDS encoding HNH endonuclease, with protein MSGVDADWELRLAAFDHLSRLRDRSGGLVSLADLEAGFEFRGERIPLFNRYRGIWRPKQLGAEGPALSITTTPPRAGKTPPYDDQVASEDGWFVYRYQGEDPDLWTNRAVRRAMEVQRPLIYFYGIEPGLYEAVYPVYVVGDDPADLTFHVAADVLGYAPIAPGIDPTQFAAQRGYQTVSVKKRLHQHRFRELVVRAYHTSCAVCHLRHGELLDAAHILPDRDERGRPEVPNGLALCKIHHAAFDVDILGISPDCLITIRHDVLDERDGPMLQHGLKEMHGALIQLPRRTELRPNRDYLAERYERFLAA; from the coding sequence GTGAGTGGCGTGGACGCGGACTGGGAGCTCCGACTCGCGGCGTTCGATCACCTCAGCCGGCTGCGCGACCGGTCGGGCGGCCTGGTCTCGCTCGCCGATCTCGAGGCGGGGTTCGAGTTCCGCGGCGAGCGCATCCCCCTATTCAATCGGTATCGCGGCATCTGGCGGCCGAAGCAGTTAGGCGCCGAGGGGCCGGCGCTGTCAATCACCACCACGCCGCCGCGGGCGGGTAAGACGCCGCCTTACGACGATCAGGTGGCGTCCGAGGACGGGTGGTTTGTGTATCGCTATCAGGGCGAGGATCCGGACCTGTGGACCAACCGGGCGGTGCGGCGGGCGATGGAGGTGCAACGCCCGCTCATCTACTTCTACGGGATCGAGCCAGGCCTGTACGAAGCGGTCTATCCGGTGTACGTGGTGGGTGACGACCCGGCGGATCTGACGTTCCACGTTGCGGCCGACGTCCTCGGCTATGCGCCGATCGCGCCCGGGATCGATCCGACGCAGTTCGCGGCGCAGCGCGGGTACCAGACCGTGTCAGTGAAGAAACGCCTCCACCAACACCGGTTCCGCGAGCTGGTGGTACGGGCGTATCACACTTCGTGCGCGGTGTGCCATCTCCGGCATGGTGAGCTGCTCGACGCGGCTCACATCCTGCCGGACCGGGACGAGCGGGGCCGGCCCGAGGTGCCAAACGGGCTGGCGTTATGCAAGATCCACCACGCCGCCTTCGACGTGGACATCCTCGGCATTTCGCCGGACTGTCTGATCACGATCCGGCACGACGTACTGGATGAACGCGACGGCCCGATGCTCCAGCACGGGCTCAAGGAGATGCACGGGGCGTTGATCCAACTGCCGCGGCGGACGGAGCTCAGGCCGAACCGGGACTACCTTGCGGAGCGGTACGAGCGGTTCCTGGCGGCCTAG
- a CDS encoding alpha/beta hydrolase: MLPASFDSARTYPVIVMFPASSGTALSLFESYQPPEGAIVVLSAGQGSPDLRTGYVWTRTIARYDQQLRADLAALARERRADTTRVVLAGFSMGGDLAWALALRNPQRVRGAVVMSSRARYRARATDMRTLAANGARFFLTIGGAEDPTRRAGALAAARLLDSLQIANRFREISGAGHARAPAEIWEEALAYVLRRD; this comes from the coding sequence GTGCTCCCCGCGTCCTTCGACTCGGCGCGCACCTATCCGGTCATCGTCATGTTCCCCGCCTCGAGCGGCACCGCCCTGTCGCTCTTCGAGAGCTACCAGCCGCCGGAAGGCGCGATCGTGGTCCTCAGCGCAGGCCAGGGTTCGCCCGACCTCCGCACCGGCTACGTTTGGACCCGCACCATCGCGCGCTACGACCAGCAGCTGCGCGCCGACCTCGCCGCGCTCGCGCGGGAGCGCCGCGCGGACACCACCCGCGTCGTGCTCGCCGGCTTCTCCATGGGCGGCGACCTCGCCTGGGCCCTCGCGCTCCGGAACCCCCAGCGCGTCCGCGGCGCCGTCGTCATGAGCAGCCGCGCCCGCTACCGCGCCCGCGCCACCGACATGCGCACCCTGGCCGCGAACGGCGCCCGGTTCTTCCTCACCATCGGCGGCGCTGAGGATCCCACCCGCCGCGCCGGCGCCCTCGCCGCCGCCCGCCTCCTCGACTCGCTCCAGATCGCCAACCGCTTCCGCGAGATCTCCGGCGCCGGCCACGCCCGGGCGCCGGCGGAGATCTGGGAGGAGGCGCTGGCCTACGTGCTCCGGCGGGATTGA
- a CDS encoding type II toxin-antitoxin system MqsR family toxin — MKRIRHLAVLGRVRLTHKARLELAELAIGLGASDVPALLAGLDTGNAASRYRSSLTGEWLHVFHPVAAGVRLYIKVVLRHHCVVVSFHEDESTEESHEG; from the coding sequence GTGAAACGGATCCGCCACCTCGCGGTCCTCGGTCGGGTACGGTTGACCCACAAGGCGCGTCTCGAGCTCGCGGAGCTCGCCATCGGCCTGGGCGCCAGCGACGTGCCGGCGCTGCTCGCTGGGCTCGATACGGGCAACGCGGCGTCGCGCTACCGTTCCTCGCTCACCGGCGAGTGGCTGCATGTCTTCCATCCGGTCGCCGCCGGTGTCCGCCTGTACATCAAGGTCGTGCTGCGCCATCACTGCGTCGTCGTCTCCTTCCATGAAGACGAAAGCACCGAGGAGAGCCATGAGGGCTGA
- a CDS encoding type II toxin-antitoxin system MqsA family antitoxin, whose product MRADRTRAGAHPRRTTVLPDDACPTCGTMMVERRAALTLPVNSEVMRVPDCSHLRCPRCGEIVLRLDEARALDRGAFDRYRTKYGLLSSTEIRAIRQRHGLTQGQLAHLLRLGSNTVSRWEAGRNVQSAAMDVLLRLVRDVPESLNYLRTHPA is encoded by the coding sequence ATGAGGGCTGATCGCACCCGCGCCGGAGCGCACCCTCGCCGCACAACCGTCCTCCCCGACGACGCGTGCCCCACCTGCGGCACGATGATGGTCGAGCGCCGCGCCGCGCTCACGCTCCCGGTGAACAGCGAGGTGATGCGGGTGCCGGACTGCTCCCACCTCCGCTGCCCCAGGTGCGGTGAGATCGTCCTGCGCCTGGACGAGGCGCGGGCCCTCGATCGCGGGGCGTTCGACCGGTACCGGACCAAATACGGCCTGCTCTCCAGCACCGAGATCCGGGCCATCCGGCAGCGCCACGGCCTCACCCAAGGCCAGCTGGCGCACCTGCTCAGGCTCGGCAGCAATACCGTTTCGCGCTGGGAAGCCGGCCGCAACGTGCAGTCGGCGGCGATGGACGTGTTGCTCAGGCTCGTTCGCGACGTGCCTGAGAGTCTGAACTACCTGCGAACCCACCCAGCGTAG
- a CDS encoding hemolysin family protein — MSAIVVLLGLALAALGATTAVATVATSRLELTRWVARRLAGADAAATLLSRPGDIASVANALVAIGVTIAGVAAPWALRDAGDARTLALELGFGLPLVSLVVYFLPRAVGRRWPETLVRALVPRLRLATGLVGRIIRGRAATERGEVEALFRDSTSAGLAREDELEIVTGVMAFVDRVVHEVMTPRIRIVAAPEASSVAELAELVATSGYTRMPLYRATLDEIVGMVHAFDLIKAGPDGPVRVRPVAAIPASRRCADALLDLKREGRHLAIVLDEFGGTAGLITMEDLLEELVGEIFDELDDAPAQPAAPASPGVLVVDSSYPLALMNEHFGTKIVPPPKVETAGGYLAWGAGRIPQLGERLLLGGLEFDVLEGTPSRLGRLVIRRAGAAPAAQPRPGGGGGATS, encoded by the coding sequence GTGAGCGCCATCGTCGTGCTCCTCGGCCTCGCATTGGCCGCCCTGGGCGCCACCACGGCTGTCGCCACCGTCGCGACCAGCCGCCTCGAGCTGACCCGCTGGGTCGCTCGAAGATTGGCGGGCGCCGACGCGGCGGCCACGCTCCTCTCCCGTCCCGGCGACATCGCCTCCGTGGCGAACGCTCTGGTCGCGATCGGGGTGACCATAGCGGGCGTGGCGGCGCCATGGGCGCTGCGCGACGCCGGCGACGCGCGAACGCTCGCCCTGGAGCTCGGGTTCGGGCTACCGCTGGTCAGCCTCGTCGTCTACTTCCTTCCGCGGGCCGTCGGGCGCCGCTGGCCGGAAACGCTGGTGCGAGCCCTGGTGCCGCGACTCCGCCTCGCCACCGGGCTGGTCGGGCGCATCATCCGCGGCCGCGCCGCCACCGAGCGCGGCGAAGTGGAGGCGCTCTTCCGCGACAGCACCAGCGCCGGCCTCGCGCGCGAGGACGAGCTGGAGATCGTGACCGGCGTGATGGCATTTGTGGACCGCGTGGTCCACGAGGTGATGACGCCGCGCATCCGGATCGTCGCCGCGCCCGAGGCCTCGAGCGTCGCCGAGCTGGCCGAGCTGGTCGCGACCTCCGGCTACACGCGGATGCCGCTGTACCGCGCCACGCTGGATGAGATCGTCGGGATGGTCCACGCCTTCGACCTCATCAAGGCGGGGCCGGACGGCCCGGTGCGGGTGCGTCCGGTCGCCGCCATCCCCGCCTCGCGCCGTTGCGCCGACGCGCTGCTCGACCTCAAGCGGGAGGGCCGGCACCTCGCCATCGTCCTGGACGAGTTCGGGGGCACGGCGGGGCTCATCACCATGGAGGACCTGCTGGAGGAGCTGGTCGGCGAGATCTTCGACGAGCTCGACGACGCCCCGGCCCAGCCGGCCGCGCCCGCCTCGCCGGGGGTGCTGGTCGTGGACTCGAGCTACCCGCTCGCCCTCATGAATGAGCACTTCGGGACCAAGATCGTCCCCCCGCCCAAGGTTGAGACCGCCGGCGGTTACCTGGCCTGGGGCGCGGGCCGCATCCCGCAGCTCGGCGAGCGCCTGTTACTCGGCGGGCTCGAGTTCGATGTCCTGGAGGGAACGCCGAGCCGGCTCGGCCGCCTGGTGATCCGGCGAGCCGGCGCCGCGCCCGCGGCCCAGCCCCGGCCGGGCGGGGGGGGGGGAGCGACGAGTTGA
- a CDS encoding hemolysin family protein, with product MTETLPAVLGAALAVVWAALLALAEGALAAEPKLAEAALPRAYAEKPERLRRALSLGRIVFLTLAAIALSGALRWWNASLPAAVLSLAVIVAVLAILGDLAPRTVGFWRAAHLGVWAVRVTTASLGLLVPLFIAAGILDRAFSRLFGVSTAKHPTVGKAQRDMLLGVFVLADTMVSEVMTPRVDVLGVDLRAPFDEAVRRVAAAEHARLPVMDGDLDHIVGVLYAKDLLPARFARPDAEADWRKLVRPVEMVPEVKTLDTQLRDFQRGPSHLAVVVDEFGGTAGIVTLEDVLEEIVGEIRDEYDAPEGQPIVETAPGTFVVDGRAPVDDLSAALGVPLEHEEVTTAGGFVYAALGHVPENGETTEIPGYRVTVERVEKRSISRLRFERLAPPAVGGEPG from the coding sequence ATGACCGAGACCCTCCCGGCCGTGCTCGGCGCCGCGCTCGCCGTGGTCTGGGCCGCGCTGTTAGCCCTCGCTGAGGGCGCGCTCGCCGCCGAGCCCAAGCTCGCCGAGGCCGCGCTCCCCCGCGCGTACGCCGAGAAGCCGGAGCGCCTGCGCCGCGCCCTTTCGCTGGGCCGGATCGTCTTCCTCACCCTCGCCGCGATAGCGCTCTCCGGCGCGCTGCGCTGGTGGAACGCGAGCCTGCCCGCCGCGGTGCTCTCGCTGGCGGTGATCGTCGCCGTCCTCGCGATCCTCGGCGACCTCGCGCCGCGCACCGTCGGATTCTGGCGCGCCGCGCACCTCGGCGTTTGGGCGGTGCGCGTCACCACCGCCTCGCTCGGCCTCCTGGTGCCGCTGTTCATCGCCGCCGGCATCCTCGATCGCGCTTTCTCCCGCCTCTTCGGCGTCTCGACCGCGAAGCACCCGACGGTCGGCAAGGCCCAGCGCGACATGCTCCTCGGCGTATTCGTGCTCGCGGACACCATGGTGAGCGAAGTGATGACGCCGCGCGTGGACGTACTGGGCGTGGACCTGCGCGCGCCCTTCGACGAAGCGGTCCGCCGGGTGGCGGCGGCCGAGCACGCCCGGCTCCCGGTCATGGACGGAGACCTCGACCACATCGTGGGCGTGCTGTACGCCAAGGACCTCCTGCCGGCGCGATTCGCCCGGCCGGACGCGGAGGCCGACTGGCGCAAGCTGGTCCGGCCCGTTGAGATGGTGCCCGAGGTGAAGACGCTCGACACCCAGCTGCGCGACTTCCAGCGCGGGCCGAGCCACCTGGCGGTGGTGGTGGACGAGTTCGGCGGCACGGCGGGCATCGTCACCCTCGAAGACGTGCTGGAGGAGATCGTCGGCGAGATCCGCGACGAGTATGACGCGCCCGAAGGCCAGCCCATCGTCGAGACCGCGCCGGGGACGTTCGTGGTGGATGGGCGCGCGCCGGTGGACGATCTCTCCGCCGCACTCGGGGTGCCGCTCGAGCACGAAGAGGTGACGACCGCGGGCGGCTTCGTGTACGCGGCCCTCGGCCACGTCCCGGAGAACGGCGAAACGACCGAGATCCCCGGCTATCGCGTCACGGTGGAGCGGGTCGAGAAGCGCAGCATCTCGCGGCTGCGGTTCGAGCGGCTCGCCCCTCCCGCGGTTGGCGGTGAGCCAGGGTGA
- the ybeY gene encoding rRNA maturation RNase YbeY yields the protein MARLATAVLRAERVRRAALSVTFVGRRRIRTMNRTYLGRDRETDVIAFRLSEGTGAGAHGRTVFGDVYVCPPVAAVQARRFATTVRNEARRLVVHGVLHVLGYDHPEGEGRTKGSMWQRQERYLRRFARLAR from the coding sequence GTGGCGCGCCTTGCGACGGCGGTGCTGCGCGCCGAACGCGTGCGCCGGGCCGCGCTCTCCGTCACCTTCGTCGGCCGGCGCCGCATCCGCACCATGAACCGCACCTACCTTGGCCGGGACCGCGAGACCGACGTGATCGCCTTCCGCTTGTCAGAGGGCACGGGCGCAGGGGCGCACGGGCGCACGGTGTTCGGCGACGTGTACGTGTGCCCGCCGGTCGCCGCGGTGCAGGCGCGCCGCTTCGCCACCACGGTCAGGAACGAGGCGCGCCGCTTGGTCGTCCACGGCGTCCTGCACGTGCTCGGCTACGACCATCCCGAGGGCGAGGGCCGGACCAAGGGCTCGATGTGGCAGCGGCAGGAACGCTACCTGCGGCGGTTCGCGCGGCTGGCGCGATGA
- a CDS encoding HDIG domain-containing protein yields the protein MSASRRRFLFHLQRFGLVPLVAVLTWGAFPSAAAGGPERVEVGSIAPSDVIAPFRFTFRATVDSFTTVVLSGEKIVGEHEVVTDEAAARIDALREILGRRGRDPVRGGITTLGALGLDALIVTLFGVICLFYRPDIYRSMRQVAFFAGAFAFVAVSAGLLTRYAPGRVELIPVALPAILLAVLFDARVAAVAAMTIAALIGAQPVLRGSDALVFCFVGGVGATLSMRRIRHRTQVYAAIGVVAALYAGAAALSGAAGEESLRAIGASAMYGGVNALGSAALAMLVLPLAEAVTHSTTDLRLLELSDPDRPLLRRLATEAPGTYAHSVAMANLCEAACNAIGANGLLARVGCYYHDVGKLKHPQYFVENQGHARNPHEHLTPAQSGAVIRRHVEDGLALAEEHHLPEVIARFIPEHHGTSPISFFLERARDLNPTSSLREEDFHYPGPLPQSAETAVAMLADSVEAALRVLDEPTPEKIEDAIDHLVRNRIEAGQLREAPLTLRQVDIVQREFVRVLSGMYHNRVEYPEDAGGLTADWESGRAN from the coding sequence ATGAGCGCGTCGCGCCGCCGGTTCCTCTTCCATCTTCAACGCTTCGGGCTGGTGCCGCTCGTGGCGGTGCTCACTTGGGGCGCGTTTCCAAGCGCCGCCGCCGGCGGGCCGGAGCGCGTCGAGGTGGGGAGCATCGCGCCCTCCGACGTCATCGCTCCCTTCCGCTTCACCTTCCGAGCGACGGTGGATTCCTTCACGACCGTCGTGCTCTCCGGCGAGAAGATCGTCGGCGAGCACGAGGTGGTGACCGACGAGGCCGCGGCCAGGATCGATGCCCTGCGCGAGATCCTCGGGAGGCGTGGAAGGGACCCGGTGCGCGGCGGTATCACAACCCTGGGTGCGCTCGGGCTCGATGCGCTGATCGTGACGCTGTTCGGCGTCATCTGCCTCTTCTACCGTCCTGACATCTACCGCTCGATGCGCCAGGTGGCGTTCTTCGCCGGCGCCTTCGCGTTCGTGGCGGTCTCCGCCGGCTTGCTGACCCGGTACGCCCCCGGCCGGGTCGAGCTGATCCCCGTGGCGCTGCCGGCCATCCTGCTCGCCGTGCTCTTCGACGCGCGCGTGGCCGCCGTAGCCGCCATGACCATCGCCGCGCTGATAGGCGCCCAGCCCGTCCTGCGCGGATCGGACGCCCTGGTCTTCTGTTTCGTGGGCGGCGTGGGCGCGACGCTATCCATGCGGCGCATCCGCCATCGCACTCAGGTGTACGCGGCGATCGGCGTGGTGGCGGCGCTGTACGCCGGCGCGGCCGCGCTCTCGGGCGCGGCGGGCGAGGAATCCCTCCGCGCGATCGGCGCGTCCGCGATGTACGGCGGCGTCAACGCGCTGGGGAGCGCCGCCCTCGCCATGCTGGTCCTGCCGCTCGCCGAAGCGGTCACGCACAGCACCACGGACCTCCGGCTCCTGGAGCTGAGCGACCCCGACCGGCCGCTGTTGCGACGGCTGGCCACCGAGGCCCCGGGCACCTACGCCCATTCGGTGGCGATGGCCAACCTGTGCGAGGCGGCGTGCAACGCCATCGGCGCGAACGGCCTGCTCGCCCGCGTCGGGTGTTACTACCACGACGTCGGGAAGCTCAAGCACCCTCAGTACTTCGTGGAGAACCAGGGACACGCCCGCAACCCGCACGAGCATCTGACGCCGGCCCAGTCGGGCGCGGTGATCCGCCGTCACGTTGAGGACGGCCTGGCGCTCGCGGAGGAGCATCACCTCCCCGAGGTCATCGCGCGCTTCATCCCCGAGCACCACGGCACTTCGCCGATCTCGTTCTTCCTCGAGCGCGCCAGGGACCTCAACCCGACGTCGTCGCTAAGGGAAGAGGATTTCCACTATCCGGGCCCGCTCCCGCAATCGGCGGAGACGGCGGTGGCAATGCTGGCGGACTCGGTGGAGGCGGCGCTGCGGGTCCTCGACGAACCCACGCCGGAGAAGATCGAGGACGCCATCGATCACCTGGTGAGGAACCGGATCGAGGCCGGCCAGCTGCGGGAGGCCCCGCTCACCCTGCGGCAGGTGGACATCGTGCAGCGGGAGTTCGTCCGGGTGCTGTCGGGGATGTACCACAACCGGGTCGAGTACCCCGAGGATGCCGGGGGGCTCACCGCCGACTGGGAGAGCGGCCGCGCCAATTGA
- a CDS encoding PhoH family protein: MTNPDDVVHRINVEGADPLALSGVNDANLQELARLAGVRVSLRGDQLSIAGSLEAVERATPIAAGMIQLARLGDAMSAEDVRLLADDVGKGRGDLGRNGDLKVVLPGLRRVVAPKTAGQRAYLQAMYDSEIVVSIGPAGTGKTYLAVAVAVDMLQKKRVKRIILARPAVEAGERLGFLPGDLQAKVDPYLRPLYDALEDMMPHEKVQRALETRTIEIAPLAYMRGRTLADAFVILDEAQNTTGMQMKMFLTRLGVNSRAVVTADKTQIDLPVREESGILQVERVLPGIDGVAFCYLEDGDVVRHRLVREIIKAYQEDATG, encoded by the coding sequence GTGACGAACCCCGACGACGTCGTACACCGGATCAACGTCGAGGGCGCGGACCCGCTCGCGCTCTCCGGCGTCAACGACGCCAACCTCCAGGAGCTGGCGCGGCTGGCCGGCGTGCGGGTCTCGCTGCGCGGCGACCAGCTCTCCATCGCGGGGTCGCTGGAGGCGGTGGAGCGCGCGACGCCGATCGCGGCGGGGATGATCCAGCTGGCGCGCCTGGGCGACGCGATGAGCGCGGAGGACGTGCGCCTCCTGGCGGACGACGTGGGGAAGGGCCGCGGCGACCTGGGAAGGAACGGCGACCTCAAGGTCGTGCTGCCGGGGCTCCGGCGGGTAGTCGCTCCCAAGACCGCGGGCCAGCGCGCCTACCTCCAGGCGATGTACGACAGCGAGATCGTCGTGTCCATCGGCCCCGCGGGCACGGGCAAGACCTACCTCGCGGTAGCCGTTGCGGTGGACATGCTCCAGAAGAAGCGGGTGAAGCGGATCATCCTGGCGCGCCCCGCCGTCGAAGCCGGCGAGCGTTTGGGCTTCCTCCCCGGCGACCTCCAGGCCAAGGTGGACCCGTACCTCCGGCCGCTCTACGACGCGCTCGAGGACATGATGCCGCACGAGAAGGTGCAGCGCGCCCTCGAAACCCGGACCATCGAGATCGCGCCGCTCGCCTACATGCGCGGCCGCACCCTCGCCGACGCGTTCGTGATCCTGGACGAGGCCCAGAACACCACCGGGATGCAGATGAAGATGTTCCTCACCCGGCTCGGCGTGAACTCGCGCGCCGTGGTCACGGCGGACAAGACCCAGATAGACCTGCCGGTGCGCGAGGAGTCGGGGATCCTCCAGGTGGAGCGAGTGCTGCCCGGGATAGACGGCGTCGCCTTCTGCTATCTCGAGGACGGGGACGTGGTCCGCCACCGGCTGGTGCGCGAGATCATCAAGGCGTACCAAGAGGACGCCACCGGCTGA